The following proteins are co-located in the Pirellulales bacterium genome:
- the ilvB gene encoding biosynthetic-type acetolactate synthase large subunit — MATIDKVRTKGELTSGSDILVQSLVNLGIDTIFAYPGGCSMPLHQALTRFGDQLRTILPRHEQGGAFAAQGYARCTGRVGACMATSGPGATNLVTAIADAKLDSVPLIAITGQVPTSVIGSDAFQETPIVEVCRGITKHHYLVTDVNDVARVMREAYLVATTGRPGPVLVDMPKNVQLASCIPDYDAPLNLPGYSFDPPLARPEQINQIAAAIKLARRPIIYAGGGIVTAEAADELRTLVRKTGIPITTTVMGLGTFPSSDPLSLDMLGMHGSVYANYAVDEADLLIALGVRFDDRVTGKVEEFCKHGKIIHVDIDASELNKNKPAHIPVCSDVKFALRELNQIVEPPEDMAPWVAKCKKWKADEPFKYDESYPGILQQHAIRTLWEMTRELDPVIAVGVGQHQMWAAQFYKFEEPRRWLCSSGLGTMGFGLPAAMGAQAAYPDRLCIDIDGDGSFLMNVQELATCVCEKLPVKVLLLNNQHLGMVVQWEDRFMQGNRAHTYLGPIDNPEWSGQGDGIGSTDPSERYPNFVGIAKGFGCGARYVDKKADLPAAIEEMLAHDGPYVLDVAAPYQEHVLPMIPGGCTVRDMIKE; from the coding sequence GTGGCGACGATCGACAAAGTGCGTACCAAGGGCGAGCTCACTTCCGGGTCCGACATCCTGGTGCAATCGCTGGTGAATCTGGGGATCGACACGATCTTCGCCTACCCCGGCGGGTGCAGCATGCCGTTGCATCAGGCCCTCACGCGGTTCGGAGACCAGTTGCGCACAATCTTGCCGCGTCACGAGCAAGGGGGCGCTTTCGCCGCCCAGGGCTACGCCCGCTGTACAGGGCGCGTCGGTGCGTGCATGGCCACCAGCGGTCCCGGGGCCACGAACCTGGTGACCGCCATTGCCGACGCCAAGCTCGACAGCGTCCCCCTGATCGCCATCACCGGGCAGGTCCCGACCAGCGTCATCGGCAGCGATGCGTTCCAAGAAACCCCGATCGTCGAGGTCTGCCGCGGCATCACCAAGCACCACTATCTGGTGACCGACGTCAACGACGTGGCCCGCGTGATGCGCGAGGCGTACCTCGTGGCCACGACCGGTCGCCCCGGTCCGGTGCTGGTGGACATGCCCAAGAACGTGCAGCTTGCCAGTTGCATTCCCGATTACGACGCTCCGCTCAATCTGCCGGGGTATTCATTCGATCCGCCGCTCGCTCGGCCGGAGCAGATCAATCAGATCGCCGCGGCGATCAAACTCGCTCGCCGGCCGATCATCTACGCCGGCGGGGGGATCGTCACCGCCGAAGCGGCCGACGAGCTGCGCACGCTCGTCCGCAAGACCGGCATTCCGATCACCACGACCGTCATGGGATTGGGGACCTTTCCCTCGTCCGACCCGCTGTCGCTCGACATGCTGGGAATGCACGGCAGCGTCTACGCCAACTACGCCGTGGACGAGGCCGACCTGCTGATCGCCCTGGGCGTGCGGTTCGACGACCGCGTCACCGGCAAAGTCGAGGAGTTCTGCAAGCACGGCAAGATCATCCACGTCGACATCGACGCCTCGGAGCTCAACAAGAACAAGCCGGCTCACATCCCGGTCTGCAGCGACGTGAAGTTCGCGCTGCGCGAGCTCAACCAGATCGTCGAGCCTCCCGAGGACATGGCCCCGTGGGTCGCCAAGTGCAAGAAGTGGAAGGCCGACGAGCCGTTCAAGTACGACGAGAGCTATCCCGGCATCCTGCAGCAGCACGCGATCCGCACGCTGTGGGAGATGACCCGCGAACTCGACCCGGTGATCGCCGTGGGAGTGGGCCAGCACCAGATGTGGGCCGCCCAGTTCTACAAGTTCGAGGAGCCGCGGCGCTGGCTCTGTTCCAGCGGGTTGGGGACCATGGGCTTCGGACTCCCCGCCGCAATGGGCGCCCAGGCGGCGTACCCCGATCGGCTCTGCATCGACATTGACGGCGACGGCAGCTTCCTGATGAACGTCCAGGAACTGGCCACCTGCGTCTGCGAAAAGCTGCCCGTGAAGGTGCTGCTGCTCAACAATCAGCACCTGGGGATGGTCGTCCAGTGGGAGGACCGCTTCATGCAGGGCAACCGCGCCCACACGTACCTCGGCCCCATCGACAACCCCGAGTGGAGCGGCCAAGGGGACGGCATCGGCTCGACGGATCCGAGCGAGCGCTATCCGAACTTCGTCGGCATCGCCAAGGGTTTCGGCTGCGGCGCCAGGTACGTCGACAAGAAGGCGGACCTCCCGGCCGCAATCGAGGAGATGCTCGCCCATGACGGCCCGTACGTCCTCGACGTCGCGGCCCCGTATCAAGAGCACGTGCTGCCCATGATCCCCGGCGGCTGTACGGTGCGGGATATGATCAAGGAATGA